In a genomic window of Methanosarcina horonobensis HB-1 = JCM 15518:
- a CDS encoding histidine kinase dimerization/phosphoacceptor domain -containing protein, whose amino-acid sequence MERKRILTDRQKRIFTHHGMDLTSMTARKKTLFPEESQKEAYPQTLMDRTAEVVASALKAEFCRIFRLYHGCIGLQENQLSVQEIGCVGQPDKLEEFAGGISVFIRRQGKISMVVMLYRTGKDEFAPEEVRFLRYILSLVLKVQECTNVGTKIQDRILFLESLLENVPDPAYFKDVTREIQSHIGLSTRKPAGFLNKKATGSMHELEKVIPKELTDIYKRKNGGVLGVSGELTRMMPGICVFRESEEALKIALEVQKVLWTIISNSPAIVFLWRNKAKWPADFVSENISQFGSEVEDFTSGRILYGDLVHKEDIKDVTEELARCVEDKCESFKMEYRIFTKGGELRWVDERTFIQRDAECRAIYFQGVVIDITDRKLAEEALERAEQLRNKEINHRIKNNLQIISSLLDLQAEKFSDKQVIEAFRESENRIVSMSLIHEELYKSGNLDVLDFSSYIRNLISDLRRSYGTDNSAIQVHLNIDKVFLGVDTAVSLGIIINELFTNSVKYAFPQGRGGEINIELLREKASEVRDEKEMVGKTTLQRVPDEDQGMYEQLTLIFADNGKGVPEELDIKNPESLGLQLVNALVGQIDGDLELERKNGTEFRIKFRDIIREDNLKNKHV is encoded by the coding sequence ATGGAACGCAAAAGAATACTCACGGACAGGCAGAAACGGATATTTACACATCACGGGATGGATCTTACCTCAATGACAGCAAGAAAGAAAACATTGTTTCCGGAGGAAAGCCAGAAAGAAGCATATCCTCAAACCCTGATGGATCGAACTGCAGAGGTAGTAGCTTCTGCTCTCAAAGCCGAATTCTGCAGAATTTTCAGGCTCTATCACGGCTGTATTGGTCTTCAGGAAAATCAACTTTCTGTTCAGGAAATCGGATGTGTCGGACAACCTGATAAACTGGAGGAATTTGCTGGCGGGATCAGTGTTTTTATAAGACGCCAGGGGAAAATCAGTATGGTTGTAATGCTTTACAGAACAGGGAAGGATGAGTTTGCCCCTGAAGAAGTACGTTTTTTAAGGTATATCCTGTCTCTGGTCCTTAAAGTCCAGGAATGTACGAACGTTGGCACAAAAATTCAGGACAGGATACTCTTTTTAGAGTCCCTTCTCGAGAACGTCCCGGATCCCGCTTATTTTAAAGATGTAACCCGGGAAATTCAAAGTCACATTGGACTTTCTACCAGAAAGCCTGCAGGTTTTTTAAATAAAAAAGCTACCGGTTCCATGCATGAGCTGGAAAAAGTAATTCCAAAGGAGCTTACAGATATTTATAAAAGAAAAAACGGAGGGGTCCTGGGAGTATCCGGAGAGCTTACCAGAATGATGCCAGGAATCTGTGTTTTCAGGGAAAGTGAAGAGGCATTGAAAATAGCCCTTGAAGTGCAAAAAGTGCTCTGGACAATAATCAGTAACAGCCCTGCAATAGTCTTTTTATGGCGAAATAAAGCTAAATGGCCTGCTGATTTTGTATCTGAAAATATTTCCCAGTTCGGGTCTGAAGTTGAAGACTTCACTTCAGGAAGAATCCTTTATGGAGATCTCGTCCACAAGGAGGATATAAAAGATGTTACTGAAGAGCTTGCTCGCTGCGTTGAGGACAAGTGTGAGAGCTTCAAAATGGAGTACCGTATCTTCACAAAAGGAGGAGAACTTCGCTGGGTTGATGAGAGAACTTTCATCCAGAGAGATGCAGAGTGCAGAGCCATTTATTTCCAGGGAGTTGTGATTGACATTACCGACAGGAAGCTTGCAGAAGAAGCTCTCGAGAGAGCTGAGCAGCTCCGGAATAAAGAGATCAACCACAGAATCAAGAATAACCTGCAAATTATCTCATCCCTTCTGGACCTGCAGGCTGAGAAGTTCAGCGATAAGCAGGTTATAGAGGCTTTCAGGGAAAGTGAAAACCGCATTGTGTCAATGTCCCTCATACACGAAGAACTTTATAAATCAGGAAATCTTGACGTTCTCGATTTCTCTTCTTATATCCGCAATTTAATATCTGACCTCCGCAGGTCCTACGGTACTGATAACTCGGCTATCCAGGTACACCTTAACATAGACAAAGTTTTTCTTGGAGTTGATACGGCGGTTTCTCTGGGTATTATAATCAATGAGCTTTTTACCAACTCCGTTAAATATGCTTTTCCCCAGGGCAGAGGAGGAGAAATTAACATCGAACTTCTCAGGGAAAAAGCCAGTGAAGTGAGAGATGAAAAAGAAATGGTGGGCAAAACAACTCTCCAGAGAGTTCCAGATGAAGATCAGGGTATGTATGAACAGCTTACTCTCATTTTTGCAGATAACGGAAAAGGTGTTCCTGAAGAGCTGGACATCAAAAACCCGGAATCTCTTGGCTTACAGCTTGTAAATGCACTTGTGGGTCAGATCGACGGTGATCTTGAGCTGGAAAGAAAAAACGGCACAGAGTTCAGGATTAAGTTCAGGGATATTATTCGAGAGGATAACCTGAAAAATAAACATGTATGA
- a CDS encoding NTPase — MLRIAVTGSPGVGKSTVVAKVAKKLAGQPGFKIGGIQTAEIREEGQREGFSILDLATGKTGTLSHIKGSGPRLGKYHVNPETLERIGAGALRNALSCDFIVIDEIGPMELISGSFVAAVEEVLESDKPVLAVLHHSSRHPLARKVRKEFEVLTVNVKNRDELPEKIYNCFASQPL; from the coding sequence ATGCTGAGAATTGCAGTAACCGGCAGTCCCGGTGTCGGGAAATCAACAGTCGTGGCAAAAGTTGCCAAAAAACTTGCCGGCCAGCCAGGCTTCAAAATAGGGGGCATCCAGACCGCTGAGATACGTGAAGAAGGGCAGAGGGAAGGTTTTTCGATTCTTGATCTTGCTACAGGAAAGACAGGAACTCTCAGCCACATTAAAGGCAGCGGACCCAGACTTGGAAAATATCATGTAAATCCTGAAACCCTTGAAAGGATAGGAGCAGGCGCCCTCAGAAATGCCCTTTCCTGCGATTTTATAGTAATAGATGAGATCGGGCCTATGGAACTTATATCCGGGTCTTTTGTTGCTGCGGTAGAGGAAGTTCTGGAATCAGATAAGCCTGTCCTGGCTGTACTTCACCATTCAAGCAGGCATCCGCTTGCCCGGAAGGTTAGAAAAGAGTTTGAAGTTTTGACGGTTAATGTAAAGAATCGGGACGAACTGCCGGAAAAGATCTATAATTGCTTTGCCAGCCAGCCCCTGTAA
- a CDS encoding GTPase produces MTSYKVLVRDVIKKADVLLEVIDARFPDETRNSEVEKEIIRLNKPFIIVINKCDLVSKEKLDKTKARLSRIAPTVFVSSKDRSGTTMLRHQILASACIKGRDILVGTLGYPNVGKSSVINGVTGRHRASTSPISGHTKGVQHVDAGSRIMFMDTPGVIPFDENDEYVQGLLGIKDATHLQDPIGVALKIIEKLLAENKAALESFYSVTIETRNSYSVLEQIGKQCNFLQKKGEVDEMRTATRMINDWQNGLLLI; encoded by the coding sequence ATGACAAGCTACAAAGTTCTGGTGAGGGATGTCATAAAAAAAGCTGATGTCCTTCTTGAAGTTATAGACGCCAGGTTTCCGGATGAAACCCGAAATAGTGAGGTTGAAAAAGAGATTATTCGTTTAAATAAACCGTTTATAATCGTCATCAATAAGTGTGATCTTGTTTCAAAAGAGAAACTTGATAAAACCAAAGCTCGCCTCTCCAGAATTGCCCCTACGGTTTTCGTATCCAGCAAGGACAGGTCAGGGACAACCATGTTAAGGCACCAGATCCTTGCATCCGCCTGCATAAAAGGACGTGATATCCTTGTCGGCACACTCGGTTATCCCAACGTGGGCAAGTCCTCAGTTATAAATGGTGTTACAGGCAGGCACAGGGCGAGCACCTCTCCCATATCCGGTCATACAAAAGGAGTTCAGCACGTGGATGCAGGTTCTCGTATTATGTTTATGGACACACCCGGAGTAATTCCGTTCGATGAAAACGATGAATATGTGCAGGGCTTGCTTGGAATAAAGGATGCAACTCATCTGCAGGACCCAATTGGGGTTGCCCTTAAGATAATAGAAAAACTGCTTGCCGAAAATAAAGCTGCCCTTGAGTCCTTTTACAGCGTTACTATCGAAACCCGGAACTCTTACTCCGTCCTGGAACAGATAGGCAAACAGTGCAATTTCCTGCAGAAGAAAGGCGAGGTCGATGAGATGAGGACAGCTACCAGAATGATCAATGACTGGCAAAATGGGCTTCTTCTTATTTAA
- a CDS encoding PAS domain S-box protein gives MALKMMELYVSDKPKVLIVDDERDQVELLCLQLEDEYLPIPAYSGKEAIELVKTELPDLILLDLMLPECDGYEICSILKNDPDYRFIPIIIISGFFEKPNKVKATQCGADDFIHKPIDRFELKTRIKSLIRIKKNYEALQESENRYKQLFNNSPAVTFLVDPFNYHIVDANDPACAYYGYTYEEITAKKISDINIFSQERNREISQWVFSEKKGHFYSCHKLASGEIRHVEVYINTVNTRDKKLFFTNVYDVTASKKTERELAESEEKFKQVVELSIDGIIIGASSGKIVDCNEAACRIFGYGKEEMLELNVNNILREDFMRDIPEIITRKTVPENKIIESVNKRKDGTFFTAEIATRAFKLGDEDRLIVYVRDITERKKAERDLKSSEENFRALVNNTLDGIVILNFEGEVVAANAAIGRMFNLQLEKITGVSIAKYLAPESVPVAIKDQINVLNDQGGYLSVYKAVSSTGEHFWIEGLGTKIIYRGQPANIVVIRDITVRKKAEEALINAKTAAEVANRTKTEFLTNMSHELKTPLNSIIGFSDMLKEGIAGPLNEKQKRYAQFISSSGKNLLNIINDILELSKAEAGEGELNIEDFSVDESIKKVISMILPQIHQKNIKLNYNSENRTLWISADEGKFRQIMTNLLSNAVKFTPADGSIDIFLKQSGDLVIITVKDTGIGIPEDDLDRIFKPFIQLESSLSRTFEGTGLGLTLVKKYVEMHGGNISVKSRAGEGSSFRFELPVNRQKAVEPILEMSGCQKSNS, from the coding sequence ATGGCACTCAAGATGATGGAATTGTATGTTTCAGATAAACCAAAAGTTCTAATAGTTGATGATGAGAGGGATCAGGTAGAACTACTTTGCCTGCAGCTTGAGGATGAATATCTTCCGATCCCTGCATATTCCGGGAAAGAAGCCATTGAACTTGTGAAAACTGAACTTCCGGATTTGATTTTATTAGACTTGATGCTGCCTGAATGTGATGGTTATGAAATATGCAGTATACTTAAAAACGATCCCGACTACAGGTTCATACCTATAATCATAATTTCCGGATTTTTTGAGAAACCTAATAAAGTGAAAGCAACTCAATGCGGAGCTGATGACTTTATCCATAAGCCAATAGATAGATTTGAGCTTAAAACAAGAATAAAGTCTTTGATCAGAATAAAAAAGAATTACGAAGCTCTGCAGGAAAGCGAGAACAGGTATAAACAACTTTTTAACAATAGCCCGGCTGTCACCTTTCTCGTAGACCCGTTCAATTATCACATTGTCGATGCAAATGATCCTGCATGCGCTTACTATGGATATACATACGAGGAAATAACTGCAAAAAAAATCTCAGACATTAACATATTCTCTCAGGAAAGAAATAGAGAAATTAGCCAATGGGTTTTTTCCGAAAAAAAAGGTCATTTCTATTCCTGTCATAAACTTGCCAGTGGAGAAATAAGGCATGTAGAGGTATATATTAATACAGTTAATACCAGAGACAAGAAACTTTTTTTTACGAATGTCTATGATGTTACTGCCAGCAAGAAGACCGAAAGGGAACTTGCTGAATCGGAAGAAAAATTCAAACAAGTTGTAGAACTCTCAATCGACGGAATAATTATAGGGGCAAGTAGTGGGAAAATTGTTGACTGTAATGAGGCAGCCTGCCGAATCTTCGGGTATGGTAAAGAAGAAATGCTGGAGCTGAATGTGAATAATATTCTTCGGGAAGACTTTATGCGAGACATTCCAGAGATAATAACCCGTAAAACAGTTCCTGAGAATAAAATTATCGAGAGTGTAAACAAAAGAAAGGATGGTACGTTCTTTACAGCTGAAATCGCAACCCGAGCATTCAAACTGGGTGATGAAGATAGGCTCATAGTTTATGTCAGGGACATTACAGAACGTAAAAAAGCGGAAAGAGACCTGAAATCAAGCGAAGAGAACTTCCGTGCTCTTGTCAACAATACTCTTGACGGTATAGTTATACTTAACTTTGAAGGAGAAGTAGTAGCGGCAAACGCTGCTATTGGAAGAATGTTTAATCTACAGCTCGAAAAGATAACAGGTGTGAGCATTGCAAAATACCTCGCTCCCGAATCAGTACCTGTTGCAATTAAAGACCAGATAAATGTCCTCAATGATCAGGGGGGTTACCTCAGTGTTTACAAAGCAGTCTCTTCAACGGGTGAACACTTCTGGATTGAAGGGCTTGGTACAAAAATTATCTATAGAGGCCAGCCTGCAAATATTGTAGTTATAAGGGATATAACTGTTAGAAAGAAAGCAGAAGAAGCTTTAATAAATGCAAAAACAGCTGCTGAAGTGGCAAACCGTACAAAAACCGAATTCTTAACTAACATGAGTCACGAATTGAAGACTCCCTTAAACTCTATTATCGGTTTTTCTGACATGCTAAAAGAAGGAATTGCAGGTCCACTGAATGAGAAGCAAAAGAGGTATGCTCAGTTTATTTCTTCAAGTGGAAAAAATCTCCTCAATATTATCAATGACATACTGGAGTTATCAAAAGCAGAAGCAGGTGAGGGTGAGCTCAATATAGAAGATTTTTCTGTTGATGAGTCTATCAAAAAAGTTATCTCAATGATTCTTCCGCAGATTCATCAGAAGAACATTAAATTAAACTACAATTCAGAAAATAGAACATTGTGGATCTCTGCTGATGAAGGTAAGTTCAGGCAGATTATGACTAACTTATTGAGCAATGCTGTGAAGTTTACTCCTGCAGACGGTTCAATTGATATATTCTTAAAACAGAGCGGCGACCTTGTAATTATTACGGTCAAAGACACGGGAATAGGAATCCCTGAGGATGACCTTGATAGAATTTTTAAGCCTTTTATCCAGCTTGAGTCTTCTCTGAGCCGAACTTTTGAAGGTACTGGACTGGGGCTGACTCTGGTAAAAAAGTACGTTGAAATGCATGGCGGCAATATATCTGTAAAAAGTAGAGCAGGAGAAGGTTCATCTTTTAGATTTGAACTGCCGGTAAATCGACAGAAAGCAGTTGAACCCATTCTTGAGATGTCGGGTTGCCAGAAAAGCAACAGCTGA